Genomic window (Arachis hypogaea cultivar Tifrunner chromosome 13, arahy.Tifrunner.gnm2.J5K5, whole genome shotgun sequence):
GCAGATCATGTTAACTCAGATTGCTCAATCAGGTTATATTATACAAGATCATCTTAAAGCTATAACCTAGGGGGCATCTCTGTTGGTATTTGAACCAGCGGACTGACGGCATCTGCTACGACTATGTCCCTCAGCCCCACATAGTGTACATCGCCTGGGACGACGTAACATCCgggtgtccatctcattcaaaaAGCGCGTCATCTTGGGGCGACCTTTCGTGACCCGTCTCAGGTACGGATTTGGTATGAACCGAGGTCCGTTATAAGCAGGCCATGTGGCAGGATTACCTAGTGGCCTAAACCTAGCTCGGTACACCCGCCGCACTTGGTCCATCTTATACACATCATGCACATATAGTTGCCAATCCAGTCGCTGGTTGGCACAACATGCGAACACATGTCTGTAGGGGATCCGGTCCACCTGGAACTCACCACAGTCACATCGAAGGCCACGTAGATCAACTGTAAACTCCAGCCCGCTCGGCATCTCACGAACCTCGAATACCTCATTCCGGCGGTCAAAGCAACTAACCTGGATGTTTCCTGATGCAAGTTGGTTTGCATGCAACTTCGATGTCACGATATCAGAAAACACATGGCCAGCATTGATCCGGGCTTCCGCCTCCGCTCTTTTTCAGGTGAACAACTCGTTTAGTCTGTAGAATGTTGCCTTCACAAGAGCAGTGATGGGAagattgcgtgcacccttcaaAACTGAATTGATGCACTCCACTAggttcgtcgtcatgtgaccccaTCGGTACCCACCATCAAAAGCCAACGCGTACTGTTCGCGAAGAATTCGGTTTAACCAGTTTGTGTACGCCTCGCCACGTTCCCGTAACCGCTGGTAACGCACTTCGTACTCCCGCACCGTCCTCGAATATCCTGGTAGGTCACAACGAATAGAAAGAAAAGTAATCGTTCTCAATAGAATTATTTAGGGAAGAATccgttaataatttaattaaatctaaTAAATGGTTACCAATGTTGACGACCAATTTTTGGAGGTACGGGGCCTTGAACTTTCTCAGAAAATTTGACTCTATATGCTTGATGCAAAACATATGAAAAGCTCTAGGCGGTGACCAAGCTCCGTTACTGCGCTCCACAGCTGCATTGATGGACTCGTGCCTGTCGGATATTAGACCGACATCATCCCGAGTCACAACATGTTGACGCAGGTTACTAAGAAAAAAATGccatgcatcagaagtctctccctccacaatAGCAAACGCAATTGGGATGATATTGTTATTACCATCCTGTGAAACTGCCACAAGCAGACAACCCTTATACTTTCCGTACAAGTGAGTCCCATCCACCTGGACAATTggcttacaatgtctgaatgcccttatacaagggtaataactccaaaaTACACGATGCAGTACCCGAATATCACCCACCAAGTCATCgccttgatatgcaggcatagtTTCAAAGTGGACAACAGCATGTGGCTCCTTGTGACACATGGCCTCGAACCATATAGGCAACGCCTCATAAGatgcttcccaacctccaaatattttttctactgtcctttgcttagccaaccatgcttttCGGTAGCTCACGGTGTAGTTGAACTTCGATTGCACTTCTGCAATAACCGATTTTACCTTTAAGGAGGGGTCAGCCTCAACCAGTGGttttattgcttctgcaattgtgaCAGAATCCAGTTTCGAATGATCCTGTGAAATGGTGGCCCTGGTACAGGTGTGGctaccattatacctccttataacccaacagtacttcCTGCTGATCAAGCTAACCCTGATAACCCAATCACACCCTGAcccatactgtgtacacttggcataaaatgtcaatggctcagactcatacacccgGTAGTCTACGCTTCGTCGTATCGTATACTCTTTTACCGCCTTAATAACAGCTTCTCTGGAACTGAACTCCATACCAATGGCAAATTCACCGTCTGCGACAATAGGAACTTCTGCTGCGACAGCcaccattgaaaaaaaaattcattaatacACAGGTATTTCATAAGCGATTCTAAAGGTAAATCAAATTTCACTGCAACCAGTATGCTATAACTCCAGACTTTGCAACATGTTATTATGTCACtctaaagaaaataagaacataaGCAGCAAATGTAAAAACTAGAGcagaccggccggttcaaccgtcAAAGTAAGACCGGTCCGGTTCAAAGAGATTGCACCGTACATTGGGTCGAACCTGTGCAAATAATAATGTCCACAAACTCACGCATTTTGTAATAACCATATTAGAgagaatttaaatattatattctaATAAATACTAGTAGCATATAgcagttaaaaaaaaatattttctattagtGGTAAATATTTTATTAACCCGGTTCCATCCTAACAACTACTACATTCAGCGCATGACTAACTAATGGtaaataaaaagtgaattattCATAACTCAATCAATGTCTaactaaaaaaatcctaatacCACGGTTACTTTACCTGCAGTCATATATTCCGGATATTTcggaacatgcatggcttccaagtccaacactcgcatgaatgatggctcctcaaacggcaCTTCGTTTGCGAGTGCATTTGCCACTTCTGTCACATCTGGGCCATGGTTCCGtcaccttgatcttcatctccatctGGACCAGCAAATTCGTAgttgctttcgaactcttcttcactgtcactattaTATTCTTCCCATAGAATATTCCGGTCAGCCtcagattgttcaaactcaacatacaactcgatgAATGAGGTCTGACACCgattttcaatatacattgaaaacatttcCTGCATGCTCGCTTCATCCGTCACATATTTTCGTTTGATACTGGATGAATCCACCAAACACCGGTACAGGATATCTGTATAGGATACATGATATCTTTCTTGCCCGCTCAGAATTAATCTTTTCACAGATTACACATTTGAGTTCTTCAAATGAGATAATAAAAGGAATAACAAGATCTAATgggttttcacaaataaattttactccttcactcgtttgtaacaaaatctgaccaaaataatatatttttagcaaTACTCTGTCACTCATTTTTTTCACTCAACAAAAAAAAGCATAAGCTTAGCCTTACCAACTACACCTTCAAACTCAAAACTAAGAACCCAGATGGAAGAAGAGAGGAAGCAGCCGCTAACAATGAAGAAGGCGGAAGTGAGCTCCCACCActaactcttcactcttttaTATCAGCATGGTTAAGGAACTCGCACCCTTCGACTAGGTTaactgaacaaaaaaaaaatggaaacgaACTCGGACCATCCGAGTATTCTTACCCCTTCCACAAAACGGAGGGTCCATGTTCAGTGTGCGT
Coding sequences:
- the LOC140178075 gene encoding uncharacterized protein; this encodes MQEMFSMYIENRCQTSFIELYVEFEQSEADRNILWEEYNSDSEEEFESNYEFAGPDGDEDQGDGTMAQMFDPMYGAISLNRTGLTLTVEPAAEVPIVADGEFAIGMEFSSREAVIKAYGSGCDWVIRVSLISRKYCWVIRRYNGSHTCTRATISQDHSKLDSVTIAEAIKPLVEADPSLKVKSVIAEVQSKFNYTVDGTHLYGKYKGCLLVAVSQDGNNNIIPIAFAIVEGETSDAWHFFLSNLRQHVVTRDDVGLISDRHESINAAVERSNGAWSPPRAFHMFCIKHIESNFLRKFKAPYLQKLVVNIGYSRTVREYEVRYQRLRERGEAYTNWLNRILREQYALAFDGGYRWGHMTTNLVECINSVLKGARNLPITALVKLHANQLASGNIQVSCFDRRNEVFEVREMPSGLEFTVDLRGLRCDCGEFQVDRIPYRHVFACCANQRLDWQLYVHDVYKMDQVRRVYRARFRPLGNPATWPAYNGPRFIPNPYLRRVTKGRPKMTRFLNEMDTRMLRRPRRCTLCGAEGHSRSRCRQSAGSNTNRDAP